A single genomic interval of Zobellia nedashkovskayae harbors:
- a CDS encoding LLM class oxidoreductase — protein MKSSNQFILLFTFLVILSSCKSDKKEMIKEVAIAKSEIKGDCPKYILDNKKNNLNISVFLDLSDRITQPKTIQKDTEYLKSISKAFTNHVKTKKLILLQDQIQLYFNPEPTNNTINSVAEKLHIEFDKNSPKAKITETEELYAGQPAEIYNLALADAENPKDFAGSDIWRFFKDNVKDYTISNCHRNILVILTDGYMYHENSQMNEGNLSSYLTPKSLSRLPLSKSNWDETLTEKEYGFIKANENLEDLEVLVIGVESLNPKNPYAIDVMRAYWTNWFNEMGIQKFKIQNADLASSVDKVIYDFINL, from the coding sequence ATGAAAAGCTCAAACCAATTCATATTACTCTTTACATTTTTAGTCATTCTATCTTCTTGTAAATCAGACAAAAAAGAAATGATTAAAGAGGTTGCGATAGCTAAATCCGAGATCAAAGGAGATTGCCCCAAATATATACTTGACAACAAAAAAAACAACTTAAATATTAGCGTGTTTTTAGATTTATCCGATAGAATTACCCAACCTAAAACCATTCAAAAAGACACGGAATATTTAAAAAGTATTTCAAAAGCATTTACAAATCATGTAAAGACTAAAAAGCTAATACTCCTACAAGATCAAATTCAGCTTTACTTTAATCCTGAACCTACGAACAATACCATAAATAGTGTTGCGGAAAAACTTCATATAGAGTTCGATAAAAATTCGCCAAAAGCTAAAATTACTGAAACAGAAGAATTATATGCTGGCCAACCTGCCGAAATATATAATCTTGCCTTAGCAGATGCTGAAAACCCCAAAGATTTTGCGGGATCGGATATATGGCGATTTTTTAAAGACAATGTTAAAGATTACACCATTAGCAATTGTCATAGAAATATTCTGGTGATTCTCACAGATGGCTATATGTATCATGAAAACAGCCAAATGAACGAGGGTAATTTAAGCTCATACTTAACACCTAAATCATTAAGTAGACTTCCTCTCTCTAAGTCTAATTGGGATGAAACTCTTACAGAAAAAGAATATGGTTTTATTAAGGCAAATGAAAATCTTGAAGACTTAGAAGTTTTGGTAATAGGTGTTGAAAGTTTAAATCCAAAAAACCCGTATGCTATAGATGTTATGCGTGCATATTGGACCAATTGGTTCAATGAAATGGGCATTCAAAAATTTAAAATTCAAAATGCGGATCTAGCTTCTAGTGTTGATAAAGTAATTTATGATTTTATAAACTTATGA
- a CDS encoding MFS transporter — protein MGLLKSIAQIKPTKNIEVNDNSPTFEEQRKTYHEDGHATSRSCQGRSENLQASLDAIYFKFENKCKKEEIEQIKLKQPYVTELKGKKTLSLTKDEELQREKERIEEKENKIEKLRSDIVHVRRSPQDFGIPVDRRSTSKFWIGSILLTFLTVYIFIFYISTSFSAFFRTFDPSTELFGGMFYPKALQEAYDAGALELGFILFIPFVFFGLGYLIHIFMYKHSIGNIFKVILLFITTFIFDALLAYLIDEKLYNLNKTFEDPDFSIAVAFSSPSFWVIIFAGFVSYIIWGLVFDIVMKEHADKDKIENYISSLESEIKNLLQIIDKQNDTILSLEKVISENKIRCSELEDIIDGFILPIRNYKALSSEYLQGWQECITSEIVLGPEQTRDYLNECRKVYDTHITKLDLDTDDYQNKVYTKTL, from the coding sequence ATGGGACTTTTAAAAAGTATTGCTCAAATAAAACCTACCAAAAATATAGAGGTAAATGATAATTCACCAACTTTTGAGGAACAAAGAAAAACATATCATGAAGATGGGCATGCTACTTCACGGTCTTGCCAAGGTCGTTCTGAAAATTTACAAGCTAGTCTAGATGCTATCTATTTTAAGTTCGAAAATAAGTGTAAAAAAGAAGAGATTGAGCAAATTAAACTAAAACAACCCTACGTTACCGAACTTAAGGGAAAGAAAACCCTCTCGCTAACCAAAGACGAAGAACTCCAACGTGAAAAAGAACGTATTGAGGAAAAAGAAAATAAAATTGAAAAACTAAGGTCGGATATTGTTCATGTAAGAAGAAGTCCTCAAGATTTTGGCATACCTGTAGATAGAAGGTCTACCTCAAAATTTTGGATAGGATCCATTCTTTTGACATTTTTAACCGTTTACATCTTCATATTTTATATCTCCACATCATTTTCCGCTTTTTTTAGAACTTTTGACCCGTCTACGGAACTATTCGGGGGAATGTTTTATCCAAAAGCCTTACAGGAAGCTTATGATGCGGGTGCATTAGAATTGGGATTTATTCTCTTTATACCCTTTGTGTTTTTTGGATTAGGGTATCTCATTCATATTTTCATGTACAAACATAGTATTGGAAACATTTTCAAAGTAATTCTATTATTTATAACCACATTTATTTTTGATGCACTCCTAGCTTATTTAATTGATGAAAAATTATACAACCTAAACAAAACATTTGAAGACCCGGATTTTTCTATTGCCGTAGCTTTCTCAAGCCCTAGTTTTTGGGTAATCATCTTTGCAGGTTTTGTCTCTTATATTATTTGGGGACTTGTTTTTGACATCGTTATGAAAGAGCATGCGGATAAGGATAAAATTGAAAATTATATTTCCTCTTTGGAAAGTGAAATAAAGAATTTACTTCAAATTATAGATAAGCAAAACGATACGATTCTATCACTGGAAAAAGTTATTAGTGAAAATAAAATTCGCTGTTCAGAATTAGAGGATATTATTGATGGATTTATTCTTCCCATTAGAAATTACAAAGCTTTGTCTTCCGAATATCTTCAAGGTTGGCAGGAGTGTATTACCTCAGAAATTGTTTTAGGACCTGAACAGACCAGAGATTATTTAAATGAGTGTAGAAAGGTTTACGATACTCATATTACAAAACTAGATTTAGACACAGATGACTACCAAAACAAAGTGTACACCAAAACCTTATAA
- a CDS encoding DUF6804 family protein: MKYIFVKNPYSYIAITCALVLIIAIFSIESSYYRFLRVLVFTGALVIGSQFTKDPFRLLSFVLIAYLFNPIFPIYLYQKLIWMPLDVITALLFLANTFKTKSTKPFIPYARKKTTKSYGRDRKF, encoded by the coding sequence ATGAAATATATTTTTGTAAAAAACCCATACAGCTATATAGCCATAACATGTGCACTGGTTTTGATAATAGCAATATTCTCAATAGAGAGCTCCTATTATAGATTTTTGAGAGTATTGGTATTCACTGGTGCATTGGTTATTGGCAGCCAATTTACCAAAGATCCTTTCAGGCTGCTTTCATTTGTTCTTATAGCTTATCTATTCAATCCTATATTTCCTATTTACCTATATCAAAAATTGATATGGATGCCTCTGGATGTTATCACTGCCCTACTCTTTTTGGCTAATACATTCAAAACAAAAAGCACCAAACCTTTTATTCCCTATGCGAGAAAAAAAACTACCAAATCGTATGGAAGGGATAGAAAATTTTAA